A region from the Flavobacteriales bacterium genome encodes:
- a CDS encoding glycosyltransferase, whose protein sequence is MRILYISYWSLSDPLTAAAIYPYLPIMVQEKGAEVVLYTFETSRDRLEERPFSMPGVEHRPLHPRQWLNNTLAKVELIVRGRRELIREARNGGYDLVFAKGSMAGAFAHMVHTATGLPYVVESFEPHSEYMAECGVWPKGGLRYRYFGHYERLQVQHAQRVITVTHNHRNDLIASGVDAQRVSVIPSITDLERFRFNATDRARRRAELGIPEHACVGIYVGKFGGLYFDQEAFVIFKRAMERLNGTHIIVLSPMAREWINGRARAAGIDLSRFHVLSVQHQDVPSYLSAGDIAFSPIKPAPIKLYQCPVKNGEYWANGLPILMTDLVADDHRLLRQGIGGSVHGPALERLDEALQVLDRIVMDPAYRTKMAELARQYKSLDLAREVYWTLF, encoded by the coding sequence ATGAGGATCCTCTACATCAGTTACTGGAGCCTGAGCGATCCGCTCACCGCTGCCGCCATCTATCCGTACCTGCCCATCATGGTGCAGGAAAAAGGAGCGGAAGTGGTGCTCTACACCTTCGAGACCTCAAGAGACCGGTTGGAAGAGCGACCGTTCAGCATGCCGGGGGTGGAGCACAGGCCGCTCCATCCGCGGCAGTGGCTCAACAACACCCTGGCCAAAGTGGAACTGATCGTGCGTGGCCGGAGGGAACTGATCCGGGAAGCACGCAACGGCGGCTACGATCTGGTGTTCGCAAAAGGCTCCATGGCCGGGGCTTTCGCGCACATGGTCCATACGGCCACCGGGCTTCCCTACGTGGTCGAATCCTTCGAACCGCACAGCGAATACATGGCCGAATGCGGTGTATGGCCCAAAGGCGGTCTGCGGTACCGCTATTTCGGGCATTATGAGAGGCTGCAAGTACAACACGCACAGCGCGTCATCACCGTAACCCACAACCATCGCAACGACCTCATTGCATCCGGGGTGGACGCGCAGCGCGTCTCCGTCATTCCCAGCATTACCGACTTGGAACGGTTCCGGTTCAACGCGACCGATCGAGCGCGGCGCCGTGCCGAACTGGGCATACCCGAGCATGCGTGCGTGGGCATCTATGTGGGCAAGTTCGGCGGGCTCTATTTCGATCAAGAGGCTTTCGTCATCTTCAAGCGGGCCATGGAGCGGCTGAACGGAACGCACATCATCGTGCTCTCGCCGATGGCCAGGGAGTGGATCAATGGGCGGGCGCGCGCCGCAGGCATCGACTTATCGCGGTTCCATGTCCTGAGCGTGCAGCACCAGGATGTCCCCTCTTACCTGTCGGCCGGCGATATCGCCTTCAGCCCCATTAAACCGGCACCCATCAAACTCTACCAATGCCCGGTGAAGAACGGCGAGTACTGGGCGAACGGGCTTCCGATCCTGATGACCGACCTCGTGGCCGACGACCACCGCCTTCTGCGGCAAGGCATCGGCGGCAGCGTTCATGGTCCGGCCTTGGAGCGTTTGGACGAGGCGTTGCAGGTGCTCGATCGCATTGTGATGGACCCCGCATACCGCACGAAAATGGCCGAACTGGCCCGGCAGTACAAATCGTTGGACCTGGCCCGCGAAGTCTACTGGACGCTCTTCTGA
- the nadC gene encoding carboxylating nicotinate-nucleotide diphosphorylase: MTASDVLPPGTEELVERALAEDIGEGDHTSLGTIPASARGSARLLVKGSGVLAGVELAQHIIGHVDSDLHMRTLITDGALVTPGDVAFTLSGPARSIVIAERTVLNFMQRMSGIATLTRKFVEAVEGTGCNVLDTRKTTPGLRHIEKWAVRLGGGMNHRTGLYDMVMIKDNHVDMAGGIAQAIASVKEYMAQRSLALPIEVETRNLKEVQQVIDAGGVQRIMLDNYDFPTLRAAVQLIAKRYETEASGGITLANARQYAECGVDFISVGALTHSVPSLDLSLKAM, encoded by the coding sequence ATGACGGCTTCTGACGTGCTGCCACCGGGGACCGAAGAGCTCGTGGAGCGCGCACTGGCCGAGGACATCGGCGAGGGTGACCACACTTCGCTGGGCACCATTCCTGCTTCGGCCCGTGGTAGCGCACGCCTTCTGGTGAAAGGATCCGGCGTGCTTGCCGGGGTTGAACTCGCCCAACACATCATCGGGCACGTGGATTCGGACCTGCACATGCGCACCCTCATTACCGACGGGGCCCTGGTCACACCCGGCGATGTGGCCTTCACATTGAGCGGACCGGCACGGAGCATTGTGATAGCCGAACGCACAGTGCTCAATTTCATGCAGCGCATGAGCGGCATCGCCACCCTCACACGCAAGTTCGTGGAGGCCGTGGAGGGCACCGGCTGCAATGTCCTCGATACCCGCAAGACCACACCCGGCCTCAGGCACATCGAGAAGTGGGCCGTGCGGTTGGGCGGCGGCATGAACCACCGCACCGGTCTGTACGACATGGTGATGATCAAGGACAACCACGTCGATATGGCGGGAGGGATCGCACAGGCCATTGCGAGCGTCAAGGAATACATGGCACAGCGTTCCTTGGCCTTGCCCATCGAAGTGGAAACGCGCAACCTGAAGGAGGTGCAGCAGGTGATCGATGCCGGCGGTGTGCAGCGCATCATGCTCGACAACTACGACTTCCCCACGTTGCGGGCAGCCGTGCAGCTGATCGCCAAGCGGTACGAAACGGAAGCCAGCGGCGGTATCACCCTTGCCAACGCACGCCAGTACGCCGAATGCGGGGTGGACTTCATTTCCGTGGGTGCCCTCACGCACTCCGTCCCCAGCCTCGACCTCAGCCTGAAAGCCATGTGA
- a CDS encoding DUF4783 domain-containing protein: MLRNVLCTILITLFPLVSFGQATVKDQVVQALKTGNSKLLAQHFIANIDLTTPSGSEIYSKTQAEQILRKFFDEQQPVDMVIEHSGESKQGDKYHIGILRTAKGYFRVTFFLKKTGEVLQVKQLRIETGNDGF; the protein is encoded by the coding sequence ATGCTCCGCAACGTGCTTTGTACGATCCTCATCACCCTTTTTCCGCTGGTCTCCTTCGGGCAGGCCACGGTGAAAGACCAAGTGGTGCAAGCCCTCAAGACCGGCAACAGCAAGCTGCTCGCACAGCACTTCATCGCCAACATCGACCTCACTACGCCCAGTGGCAGCGAGATCTACAGCAAGACCCAGGCGGAGCAGATCCTGCGGAAGTTCTTCGACGAGCAGCAACCCGTGGACATGGTGATCGAGCACAGCGGCGAAAGCAAGCAAGGGGACAAGTACCACATCGGCATCTTGCGCACGGCCAAAGGCTACTTCCGTGTGACGTTCTTCCTGAAGAAGACCGGCGAGGTGCTACAGGTGAAGCAATTGCGCATCGAAACCGGGAATGACGGCTTCTGA
- a CDS encoding class I SAM-dependent methyltransferase, which translates to MPDHHSACPLCNAGHFERSQLYAAHHLVQCRACGFWFSHRVPTDAELLAFYGNYTMIRDLSPVTRIRYVELLDRFEAYRSTGVLCDVGAGGGLFLDQAKAAGWQCRGTEFDQAIVEECRARGIDMHCGPLLDHTWPKGSVDVVVSIEVIEHLRWPQQDLRAMVDLLRPGGALYLTTPNFNSISKWLNRGTWNVVNYPEHISFFTPATLHRALAGLGLRRVSLRTTGLSITRLKRSHGGTGQAASGLSSDEQLRRTIEGKPWLRVAKKAADGLLDLTGTGDSLKALYVKPVQ; encoded by the coding sequence ATGCCCGACCACCACTCGGCGTGTCCTCTGTGCAACGCCGGCCACTTCGAACGATCGCAACTGTACGCTGCCCACCACCTCGTGCAGTGCAGGGCCTGCGGCTTCTGGTTCAGTCATCGAGTACCTACCGACGCGGAGCTCTTGGCTTTCTACGGCAACTACACCATGATCCGGGACCTGTCACCGGTGACCCGAATACGGTACGTTGAACTGTTGGACCGGTTCGAAGCGTATCGGTCCACCGGTGTGTTGTGCGACGTCGGCGCTGGTGGTGGGCTGTTCCTCGACCAGGCCAAAGCGGCCGGTTGGCAATGCCGCGGAACGGAGTTCGATCAGGCCATTGTGGAAGAATGCCGTGCGCGCGGGATCGATATGCATTGCGGGCCGCTCCTTGATCATACTTGGCCAAAGGGGTCCGTTGACGTGGTGGTGTCCATCGAAGTGATCGAGCACCTGCGATGGCCCCAGCAGGACCTGCGTGCCATGGTGGACCTGTTGCGTCCTGGCGGAGCACTGTACCTGACCACGCCCAATTTCAATTCCATCAGCAAATGGCTGAACCGCGGGACTTGGAACGTGGTCAACTACCCCGAGCACATTTCGTTCTTCACTCCGGCCACCCTGCACCGGGCGTTGGCGGGGTTGGGGCTGCGCCGGGTGTCCCTCCGCACCACGGGGCTGAGCATTACCCGGTTGAAAAGGTCGCACGGCGGCACGGGCCAAGCCGCCAGCGGCCTCAGCAGTGATGAACAACTGCGGCGGACCATAGAAGGCAAGCCGTGGTTGCGCGTTGCGAAGAAGGCCGCGGACGGACTGCTCGATCTGACCGGAACTGGCGATTCCCTGAAAGCGCTCTACGTGAAACCGGTTCAGTGA
- a CDS encoding UDP-3-O-(3-hydroxymyristoyl)glucosamine N-acyltransferase, whose translation MTIRELLGKLVHEELIGDPDAVINAAVPLDPGNTRPDVISWCNMANVPKLASLKAGAVIVPADAAPLPSGDLVHFIRCKDPRGAFRDVFNLLHPPRPRVAFRSPSAIVHPSATIGRDVHIGHNVVVDEGCAIGDGSIIGHNSVLLNAVQVGKRVVIGCNCTIGGTGFGYQPDANGDQVLMPHMGSVVLGDDVEIGNNTCIDRGGLGNTVLERNVKVDNLVHIAHNAVIGENSLVIAHAMVAGSCKVGRNAWIAPNAAIRNKVNVGDNATVGLGAVVVKDVADGTVVAGNPARPMQGR comes from the coding sequence ATGACCATCCGCGAACTGCTGGGCAAGCTGGTGCACGAGGAGCTGATCGGTGATCCCGATGCGGTCATCAATGCTGCGGTTCCCCTGGATCCCGGCAATACGCGCCCTGACGTGATCAGTTGGTGCAACATGGCGAACGTTCCGAAGTTGGCCTCATTGAAGGCAGGGGCGGTCATCGTTCCTGCGGACGCTGCGCCTTTGCCGAGTGGAGACCTTGTGCACTTCATCCGTTGCAAGGATCCGCGGGGGGCCTTCCGTGACGTGTTCAACCTGCTGCATCCACCACGGCCGCGCGTGGCGTTCAGATCGCCCAGTGCCATCGTTCATCCTTCCGCCACCATCGGCCGCGACGTGCACATAGGGCACAACGTGGTGGTGGATGAAGGCTGTGCGATCGGCGATGGATCCATCATCGGGCACAATTCCGTTCTGCTGAACGCGGTGCAGGTCGGCAAACGGGTGGTGATCGGGTGCAACTGCACCATCGGCGGCACCGGGTTCGGCTACCAGCCCGATGCGAACGGGGACCAGGTGCTGATGCCGCACATGGGCAGCGTTGTGCTCGGCGATGATGTGGAGATCGGGAACAACACCTGCATTGACCGCGGAGGCTTGGGCAACACCGTGCTGGAGCGCAACGTGAAGGTGGACAACCTGGTGCACATCGCGCACAATGCCGTCATCGGGGAAAACTCCCTGGTGATCGCCCATGCCATGGTGGCGGGCAGTTGCAAGGTTGGCCGCAACGCATGGATCGCACCCAACGCCGCCATCCGCAACAAGGTGAACGTGGGCGACAACGCCACGGTGGGCCTGGGAGCCGTGGTGGTGAAGGATGTGGCCGATGGGACTGTCGTGGCGGGCAATCCGGCAAGGCCAATGCAAGGCCGATGA
- a CDS encoding polysaccharide deacetylase family protein has protein sequence MVRNIYEECLSWRHPWEWFDRGRYVFCFHDVSPDGARHHSSRYSTTPARFASQLAYLAARFRILPLDDLLAGSGPTGRASAAITFDDGFRSVLSDALPVLEHHRMPFTVFVNGDAVLHDRNWVTDLVLHSGGTAFVRETVMAAECDPAMATDAIALIMASGRFGQRWAMRPHPRNTERVFLNSDELLALHRRGVPIEDHGWSHTVLSRSDEATLTEEITATRVLIEDITGRPPRHFAIPFGKKEHYDRSIIGRLMGPGGCTVHSSNPDRVRSSAPGMLVPRIIVQNETVPQLAFLINRTLVRRIDL, from the coding sequence GTGGTAAGGAACATCTACGAGGAGTGTTTGTCCTGGCGCCATCCGTGGGAGTGGTTCGATCGTGGCCGGTATGTGTTCTGTTTCCATGATGTAAGCCCCGACGGAGCGAGGCACCACTCTTCGCGCTATTCCACCACGCCCGCCCGCTTCGCCTCCCAACTGGCATACCTGGCCGCGCGTTTCCGGATACTGCCCCTCGACGATCTGCTGGCGGGAAGCGGCCCGACCGGTCGGGCTTCGGCGGCCATCACCTTCGACGACGGTTTCCGCAGCGTGCTCTCCGATGCACTGCCGGTCCTGGAGCACCATCGCATGCCGTTCACGGTGTTCGTCAATGGCGATGCGGTGCTGCACGACCGGAATTGGGTGACCGATCTGGTGCTGCACTCCGGTGGCACGGCCTTCGTGCGGGAGACGGTCATGGCCGCCGAGTGCGACCCGGCCATGGCCACGGATGCGATCGCGCTCATCATGGCCTCGGGGCGGTTCGGCCAACGCTGGGCGATGCGCCCGCACCCGCGGAACACGGAACGTGTTTTCCTGAACAGCGACGAACTGCTTGCATTGCACCGGCGAGGCGTGCCGATCGAAGACCATGGTTGGTCGCACACCGTGCTTTCGCGATCTGACGAGGCCACACTGACGGAGGAGATCACGGCCACCCGAGTGCTCATCGAGGACATCACGGGCCGCCCGCCCCGGCATTTCGCGATCCCTTTCGGCAAGAAGGAGCACTATGACAGAAGCATCATCGGCAGGCTCATGGGTCCCGGTGGATGTACCGTGCATTCATCGAACCCGGACCGCGTGCGGAGTTCGGCACCGGGCATGCTCGTACCAAGGATCATCGTGCAGAACGAAACCGTGCCTCAATTGGCGTTCCTGATCAACCGTACCCTGGTGCGCCGCATCGATCTCTAG
- a CDS encoding polysaccharide deacetylase family protein — MGRTGYASPHISKLLFERGFRPSYPNGGKFAVCLSHDVDLLHTTRRELFGTMRRGHRPMDGKNLRALLSGGVDPVHALNPLLEIESRMDVTSTFYFLALKPGDEDFNFDLSYAAGEIGAVLRAGCEVGLHGGHKAYASAAVLSEEMGRLKTALGGKAVAGYRGHYLRFRVPDTWHLLEQAGFTYDTRLGWSESIGFRSGLCYPYHPFNQTTGKRTGIAELPLAVMERSLFEYMRLPYEQALSTFWRLVDEVESCQGVLTLLWHNGFPLVPYSTYAELVRKLKDRGAWFATGTQLLEHWISAGYFGQMEGLLDELLAERS; from the coding sequence ATGGGACGGACCGGATACGCAAGTCCCCACATCTCCAAACTACTGTTCGAACGCGGCTTCCGGCCTTCGTACCCGAACGGCGGCAAGTTCGCCGTGTGCCTAAGCCACGATGTGGACCTATTGCACACCACCAGGCGCGAATTGTTCGGCACCATGCGGCGTGGCCATCGACCAATGGACGGAAAGAACCTCAGGGCTCTACTGAGCGGAGGAGTGGATCCCGTCCATGCGCTGAACCCACTGCTGGAGATCGAGTCGCGTATGGACGTGACCTCAACGTTCTACTTCCTTGCCTTGAAGCCCGGTGACGAAGACTTCAACTTCGACTTGTCCTACGCAGCCGGTGAAATTGGTGCGGTTCTCCGCGCGGGGTGTGAGGTTGGCCTGCATGGTGGACACAAGGCCTATGCGAGCGCTGCCGTGCTTTCTGAAGAAATGGGCCGATTGAAGACCGCGCTGGGAGGCAAGGCCGTTGCCGGATATCGAGGCCACTACTTGCGCTTCAGGGTGCCGGATACGTGGCATCTTCTTGAGCAAGCAGGGTTCACCTATGACACTAGGCTCGGTTGGTCCGAATCCATTGGATTCAGGAGCGGCTTGTGCTACCCCTACCACCCGTTCAACCAAACAACGGGAAAACGGACCGGCATCGCCGAACTTCCCCTGGCTGTAATGGAGAGGTCCTTGTTCGAGTACATGCGCTTGCCTTATGAGCAGGCGCTATCAACCTTTTGGCGGTTGGTGGATGAAGTGGAAAGCTGCCAGGGTGTTCTCACGTTGCTCTGGCACAACGGGTTTCCGCTTGTTCCGTACTCCACCTACGCCGAACTCGTCAGGAAACTCAAGGACAGAGGGGCATGGTTCGCCACAGGCACCCAGTTGTTGGAGCATTGGATCTCGGCAGGTTACTTCGGCCAGATGGAAGGACTCCTGGATGAACTTTTGGCAGAACGGTCATGA
- a CDS encoding 23S rRNA (pseudouridine(1915)-N(3))-methyltransferase RlmH, which yields MQIRLVMVGRTERGFVADGLAHYARRIAHSVQFSMVHLPEAGKGDAAFKSRWEGERILAELQPGEVVVALDERGKLLSSPAFASHLGRWRDAGRHRIAFIIGGAYGLTDEVRSRADLVLAVSTMTFPHQLVRVLFAEQLYRGLAILKGSPYHH from the coding sequence ATGCAGATCCGCTTGGTCATGGTAGGCAGAACCGAGCGCGGCTTCGTGGCGGACGGACTGGCGCACTATGCCCGGCGCATTGCTCATTCGGTGCAGTTCAGCATGGTGCACCTGCCGGAGGCCGGTAAGGGCGATGCCGCGTTCAAGAGCCGGTGGGAAGGAGAGCGTATACTGGCCGAGTTGCAACCGGGTGAGGTTGTGGTGGCATTGGACGAACGCGGCAAGCTGCTTTCGTCGCCTGCCTTCGCGTCGCACTTGGGCAGGTGGCGCGATGCAGGCAGGCACCGCATAGCGTTCATCATTGGTGGTGCGTACGGATTGACCGACGAAGTGCGGTCCAGGGCCGATCTCGTGCTCGCGGTGTCAACGATGACGTTTCCGCATCAACTCGTCCGTGTGCTCTTCGCGGAGCAACTCTACAGGGGACTTGCCATCCTAAAAGGCAGCCCCTACCATCACTGA
- a CDS encoding glycosyltransferase family 2 protein, which produces MISVIMPAFNAERYIGNAIASVLAQDHRDLELLVVDNNSTDGTSAVVRSFNDDRVRLLHQPRQGVSAARNKALEQMRGQFFCFMDADDAMPAGSISARFHELLADPGISFVDGTVQVTDAHMSTIVAEWRPTYRGVPYAPLLQLSSSCFFATTWLIRRVPGREYHFDERLTHAEDLLFLISIARDGRYTYTDNPVLKYRKGHTSAMNDLGGLHRGYRGLVSAVPNLPDPPEQRVVDAMWQKIKRIMWRSYLKRAQPLNALKVRLEHRPAPFA; this is translated from the coding sequence ATGATCAGCGTTATCATGCCCGCCTTCAATGCCGAGCGCTACATCGGCAACGCCATCGCTTCCGTGCTGGCGCAGGACCATCGCGACCTGGAACTGCTCGTGGTGGACAACAACAGCACCGACGGCACTTCGGCGGTGGTCCGGTCGTTCAACGATGATCGCGTCCGGTTGCTGCACCAGCCGCGGCAGGGCGTTAGCGCGGCTCGCAACAAGGCCTTGGAGCAGATGCGCGGCCAGTTCTTCTGCTTCATGGATGCTGACGATGCCATGCCTGCGGGCAGCATTTCGGCGCGCTTCCATGAGCTATTGGCCGATCCGGGGATCAGCTTCGTGGACGGGACGGTGCAAGTGACCGACGCCCATATGAGCACCATTGTCGCCGAGTGGCGGCCCACCTACCGTGGTGTCCCCTATGCGCCATTGCTCCAACTGAGCTCATCCTGCTTCTTCGCCACCACATGGCTCATACGCCGGGTGCCCGGCCGGGAATACCATTTCGATGAGCGCCTCACCCATGCCGAGGACCTGCTCTTCCTGATCAGCATTGCGCGCGACGGCCGCTACACGTACACGGACAACCCGGTCCTGAAATACCGCAAAGGCCACACCTCGGCCATGAACGACCTTGGAGGGCTGCACCGCGGCTATCGAGGACTGGTGAGTGCTGTGCCCAACCTCCCCGACCCGCCAGAACAACGCGTTGTGGATGCCATGTGGCAGAAGATCAAGCGCATCATGTGGCGTTCTTACCTGAAGAGGGCGCAACCACTGAACGCTTTGAAGGTCCGGTTGGAGCATCGACCTGCGCCGTTCGCATGA
- a CDS encoding YihY/virulence factor BrkB family protein, producing the protein MWPKLRRRLLYSRANRRVIDWSQRRILWGFDGFSLYSVSKFFFAALSEGHLITRASAISFKLFLAFFPALIMLLTLIPFIPVENFQEKLMLTFMDLLPWEVYTFIEAQLTDLVVKKHATLLSISFLSGLYFASNSMDAILAGFSGSSNLSTWHSPMKQRILSLVLLLLFVLLMVVAMAVLTLSSGGIQWLNAKGIVTGWLQTGALVVVKWALPLLLLLSGIAMLYSAGDPTRTRFRLISPGSVLATLLVIVVAKVLALVFGKFTDYNALYGSIGAILAVQLWIYLNMIALLVGFELNTSIAKARRERTDKLRVVPERSTPPEQQRPTD; encoded by the coding sequence ATGTGGCCCAAACTGCGGCGACGATTGCTCTATTCGCGGGCCAACCGGCGCGTGATCGACTGGTCACAGCGCCGCATCCTCTGGGGCTTCGACGGGTTCAGCCTCTACTCGGTGAGCAAGTTCTTCTTCGCCGCGTTGAGCGAAGGTCACTTGATCACGCGAGCAAGCGCGATCAGTTTCAAGCTGTTCCTGGCCTTCTTCCCGGCGCTGATCATGCTGCTCACGCTGATCCCGTTCATCCCGGTCGAGAACTTCCAGGAGAAGTTGATGCTCACCTTCATGGACCTTCTGCCGTGGGAAGTGTACACCTTCATCGAAGCGCAGCTCACCGACCTTGTGGTGAAGAAGCACGCCACGTTGCTGTCCATCAGTTTCCTCTCCGGGCTGTATTTCGCGAGCAACAGCATGGACGCCATCCTGGCGGGCTTCAGCGGGAGCAGCAACCTCAGCACATGGCACAGCCCCATGAAACAGCGCATCCTCAGTTTGGTGCTGTTGTTGTTGTTCGTGCTCTTGATGGTGGTGGCCATGGCCGTGCTCACGCTCAGCTCCGGTGGGATCCAGTGGTTGAACGCCAAGGGCATTGTCACGGGGTGGTTGCAGACCGGGGCTTTGGTCGTGGTGAAATGGGCCCTTCCCTTGCTGCTGCTGCTCTCGGGCATCGCCATGCTGTACAGCGCCGGTGACCCTACGCGCACGCGTTTCCGCTTGATCAGCCCGGGATCGGTGCTGGCCACATTGCTGGTGATCGTGGTCGCGAAAGTGCTCGCGTTGGTCTTCGGGAAGTTCACGGACTACAACGCGCTGTACGGGTCCATCGGCGCGATCCTGGCCGTGCAGCTGTGGATCTACCTCAACATGATCGCGCTGCTGGTCGGCTTCGAGCTGAACACGAGCATTGCCAAGGCACGGCGTGAGCGAACGGACAAGTTGCGCGTGGTGCCTGAACGCAGCACACCACCTGAACAGCAAAGGCCGACCGACTAG
- a CDS encoding PIG-L family deacetylase, translated as MIANKRVLVLAPHTDDGEFGCGGTMAKLIEQGNDVHCAAFSACQQSVLPTLPSDILITEVKAASKVLGLAADRLILFDYQVRTFNYHRQDILEKLIALRADIKPDIVLMPSLNDIHQDHHTIAQEGIRAFKHCSILAYEVPWNNLTFNSSSFCLLNEEHVERKVRALAEYKSQAHRPYANEEFIRALARTRGVQIGAQYAECFDVVRWLI; from the coding sequence ATGATCGCCAACAAACGCGTGCTGGTACTGGCCCCGCATACCGATGATGGGGAGTTCGGGTGCGGTGGCACCATGGCCAAGCTCATCGAGCAAGGCAACGACGTGCATTGCGCCGCTTTCTCGGCCTGCCAACAGAGCGTTCTGCCAACGCTCCCGTCGGACATCCTCATCACCGAAGTGAAGGCGGCATCGAAGGTGCTGGGCTTGGCAGCTGATCGGTTGATCCTCTTCGATTATCAGGTACGCACGTTCAACTACCACCGCCAGGACATCCTGGAGAAGCTCATTGCGTTGCGGGCGGACATCAAACCGGACATCGTACTGATGCCATCCTTGAACGACATCCACCAGGACCACCACACGATCGCCCAAGAAGGCATCCGCGCGTTCAAGCACTGCAGCATCCTGGCCTACGAAGTGCCATGGAACAACCTCACGTTCAACAGCTCGTCTTTCTGCCTGTTGAACGAAGAGCATGTGGAACGCAAGGTGCGCGCCCTGGCCGAGTACAAGAGCCAGGCCCACAGGCCCTATGCGAACGAGGAGTTCATCCGGGCGTTGGCACGCACCCGCGGCGTACAGATCGGCGCGCAATACGCGGAGTGCTTCGACGTGGTGCGTTGGCTGATCTGA